The following coding sequences are from one Epilithonimonas vandammei window:
- a CDS encoding HlyD family secretion protein: MELQSVNQIYHIHKRSRVKRWFLFIFLGGIIVLFLPWTQNIKVRGNVSTLYQEQRPQQLNSPIPGKIIKWYVKNGDYVKKGDTLLQLSEVKEDYLDPLLVKRTEQQVEAKKGVRDYYEAKVGTTNSQLQALNSARDLKLSQLKVKISQLNNKLAGEEAELEAAKNELRMTSDQYERQKKMYDEGLVSLTQFQQRSVSYQNALAKKTATENKLAQTRQEIVNVSIEQNATIQDYNEKLSKTEGDRFQSMGQIEGSDGDIAKLENQVANYRARQGLYFVIASQDGQVVQINKAGIGEILKDGESIATIVPDKVDYAVEIYIKPVDLPLVKEGQRVMCIFDGFPAIVFSGWPNSSYGTFAGKVIAIENNISANGMFKALVIQDKNEKQWPPKIKMGTGVQGIAILNDVPIWYELWRNINGFPPDYYEVKTEKSAKDEKSKN; this comes from the coding sequence ATGGAACTGCAATCAGTCAATCAAATATATCATATTCATAAAAGATCAAGAGTGAAAAGGTGGTTTCTTTTCATCTTTCTTGGAGGGATTATCGTGCTATTTTTACCGTGGACTCAGAATATAAAAGTACGAGGAAATGTAAGTACACTTTATCAGGAACAGCGACCACAACAACTGAATTCTCCAATACCAGGAAAAATCATCAAATGGTATGTGAAAAACGGTGATTATGTAAAAAAAGGCGATACTTTGCTTCAACTTTCTGAAGTTAAGGAAGATTATCTGGATCCGCTTTTGGTTAAGAGAACCGAACAACAGGTAGAAGCCAAAAAAGGTGTAAGAGATTATTACGAAGCCAAAGTTGGAACCACCAATAGCCAATTACAGGCTTTAAATTCTGCAAGAGATTTGAAATTGAGTCAGCTTAAAGTGAAAATAAGTCAGCTCAATAATAAACTGGCGGGAGAAGAAGCAGAACTTGAAGCAGCTAAAAACGAACTCAGAATGACTTCTGACCAGTACGAAAGACAGAAGAAAATGTATGATGAAGGTTTGGTTTCGCTCACTCAGTTTCAGCAGAGAAGTGTTTCTTATCAAAATGCTTTAGCTAAGAAAACTGCCACAGAAAATAAACTGGCGCAAACCCGACAGGAAATTGTGAATGTAAGCATCGAACAAAATGCTACCATTCAGGATTACAATGAAAAACTGAGCAAAACCGAAGGCGACCGTTTCCAAAGTATGGGACAGATCGAGGGAAGTGATGGTGATATTGCCAAACTTGAAAATCAGGTTGCCAACTACCGAGCCAGACAAGGTTTGTATTTCGTAATCGCTTCGCAGGACGGACAAGTGGTGCAAATCAACAAAGCCGGAATCGGGGAAATCCTGAAAGACGGTGAAAGTATTGCAACCATCGTTCCCGATAAAGTAGATTATGCAGTTGAAATTTACATTAAACCTGTCGATTTACCTTTAGTAAAAGAAGGACAACGAGTAATGTGTATTTTCGATGGTTTTCCGGCGATTGTTTTTTCAGGTTGGCCGAATTCCAGCTACGGAACTTTTGCAGGAAAAGTGATTGCGATAGAAAATAACATCAGCGCAAACGGAATGTTCAAAGCATTGGTGATTCAGGATAAAAACGAAAAACAATGGCCTCCGAAAATCAAAATGGGAACCGGAGTTCAGGGAATTGCGATTCTTAATGACGTTCCGATCTGGTACGAATTGTGGCGAAACATCAACGGATTCCCGCCGGATTATTATGAAGTAAAAACCGAAAAATCTGCGAAAGATGAAAAGTCTAAAAATTAA
- a CDS encoding peptidase domain-containing ABC transporter yields MDTSPRQHGYNLFKYVTKEKKDVTNIYFYAILNGLVQLSVPLGIQSIVSFVMGATMATSIYILIAFVVLGTWLVGYFRLKVMQIIEKIQQKIFVEFALAFAEKLPKLNLSATRKYYLPELVNRFFDTQNLQKGISKILLEIPTALIQILFGILLLSFYHPWFLVFGALVIICVIFIFRFTMESGIKSSIDESDKKYEVASWLEDIAASIKTFKLNSKTEIHIAETDNRLVNYLNDRTSHFRVLVIQYKTIIAFKVIITLVMLVIGTYLLVNQQLNIGAFIATEIVVLTIMTAVEKLIISLESYYDVIAALAKLNKVTDLPEEEMGAIAFENQNSGFEIEFKEVNFAFNDYQMILENVNFKIAENSLNVITGSLGSGKSLLLNMMTGFYEPSSGRILIDKIPLKNVDKISLRNQIGMFLEDMTIIKGTVYENIVLGQTHISAEQILETSEQIGIEDFSSQFSNGFFTKISETDTEISFSSKKKIMLLRALVGERRLLILEDPLDGMDDAFKIKMREHLSNLKENTTIIVVSEDPEMIEIADQHLHIEEGTVKILFNKN; encoded by the coding sequence ATGGATACTTCTCCTAGACAGCACGGCTACAATCTCTTTAAGTATGTTACTAAAGAGAAAAAAGACGTCACCAATATCTATTTTTACGCCATTCTGAACGGTTTGGTACAGCTGAGTGTTCCGCTTGGGATACAGTCTATCGTAAGTTTTGTGATGGGAGCTACGATGGCAACATCTATCTATATTCTGATCGCTTTTGTAGTGTTGGGAACCTGGCTTGTCGGCTATTTCAGGCTAAAAGTGATGCAGATTATTGAAAAAATTCAGCAGAAAATTTTTGTTGAATTTGCCCTTGCTTTTGCCGAAAAACTTCCGAAATTAAATCTTTCCGCAACAAGAAAATATTACCTGCCGGAATTGGTAAACCGTTTTTTCGATACTCAAAATCTGCAGAAAGGTATTTCTAAAATCTTACTGGAAATTCCTACGGCTTTGATCCAGATTTTGTTTGGAATTTTGCTTCTTTCATTTTATCACCCTTGGTTTTTGGTTTTCGGAGCTTTGGTGATCATTTGTGTGATTTTCATTTTCAGATTTACAATGGAAAGCGGAATCAAATCCAGCATCGATGAAAGCGACAAGAAGTATGAAGTGGCATCCTGGCTGGAAGATATTGCGGCATCCATTAAAACTTTTAAGCTCAATTCTAAAACTGAAATTCACATTGCAGAAACTGATAATAGATTGGTTAATTATCTTAATGACAGAACTTCTCACTTTCGTGTGCTTGTTATTCAATACAAAACTATTATTGCCTTCAAAGTCATTATTACTTTGGTAATGCTTGTTATCGGAACCTATCTTTTGGTAAACCAACAGCTGAATATCGGTGCTTTTATCGCAACAGAAATCGTGGTTCTAACGATTATGACAGCGGTGGAAAAGCTGATTATCAGTTTAGAAAGTTATTATGATGTCATCGCAGCGTTAGCGAAGTTGAACAAAGTGACCGACTTGCCGGAGGAAGAGATGGGAGCTATTGCATTCGAAAATCAGAATAGCGGTTTTGAAATAGAGTTCAAAGAGGTGAATTTTGCATTCAATGATTATCAGATGATTTTAGAAAATGTCAATTTTAAAATCGCAGAAAATTCACTCAACGTTATCACAGGATCGCTCGGTTCTGGCAAATCTCTGCTTCTCAATATGATGACAGGTTTTTATGAGCCATCTTCCGGACGTATTTTGATCGATAAAATTCCGCTGAAAAATGTGGATAAAATATCGCTCCGAAACCAGATCGGAATGTTCCTGGAAGATATGACCATCATTAAAGGAACGGTCTATGAAAATATAGTTCTGGGACAAACCCATATTTCTGCAGAGCAAATTCTAGAAACTTCTGAGCAAATTGGAATAGAAGATTTCTCAAGTCAGTTTAGCAACGGTTTTTTTACCAAAATAAGCGAAACCGATACAGAGATTTCTTTCAGTTCTAAAAAGAAAATTATGCTCCTTAGAGCTTTAGTGGGCGAAAGAAGATTGCTGATTCTGGAAGATCCTTTGGACGGAATGGATGATGCATTTAAGATAAAAATGAGAGAACATCTTTCTAATCTTAAAGAAAATACTACCATTATCGTTGTTTCCGAAGATCCGGAAATGATAGAAATAGCAGATCAGCATCTTCACATTGAAGAAGGAACAGTGAAAATTTTATTCAATAAAAATTAA
- a CDS encoding TetR/AcrR family transcriptional regulator, translating into MEFQVKFKVNENLYVKDPENSEVGRAIVKYSIELIYETGFESFTFKKLAQKINSTEATVYRYFSSKHKLLTYILNWYWSYIEFISKLRLQEIKEPLQKMEKILEIITHNDAIDYKIEDYDLTKLHNIIIAESSKSYLVKDVDEINKELVFNPLKSLCGFFAEVISEAKPDFPYPRSFASTLLETAHNQQFFSEHLPKLTDNHIKKIKHKKYVLDYLRLITFNQIK; encoded by the coding sequence ATGGAATTTCAGGTAAAATTTAAAGTCAACGAAAACTTATATGTTAAAGATCCCGAAAACAGTGAAGTTGGGCGTGCAATTGTTAAATATTCAATAGAATTGATCTACGAAACAGGTTTCGAAAGTTTTACTTTTAAGAAATTAGCCCAAAAAATCAATTCAACGGAAGCTACCGTTTACCGGTATTTTTCATCCAAACATAAATTATTAACCTATATTCTTAATTGGTATTGGTCTTACATCGAATTCATTTCAAAACTGAGGCTTCAGGAAATCAAAGAGCCTCTGCAAAAAATGGAAAAAATCCTCGAAATCATTACGCATAATGATGCAATCGATTATAAAATTGAGGATTATGACCTGACAAAGCTTCACAACATCATTATTGCAGAAAGTAGCAAGTCATATCTGGTAAAAGACGTAGACGAAATCAACAAAGAATTGGTATTTAATCCGCTGAAAAGTCTTTGTGGCTTTTTTGCTGAAGTGATTTCCGAAGCCAAGCCAGATTTTCCCTATCCGAGATCTTTTGCAAGTACACTTTTAGAAACTGCTCACAATCAGCAGTTTTTCAGCGAACACCTTCCGAAGCTTACGGATAATCACATCAAAAAAATAAAACATAAAAAATATGTTTTAGATTATTTACGCTTAATTACATTTAATCAGATAAAATAA
- the sucC gene encoding ADP-forming succinate--CoA ligase subunit beta codes for MNLHEYQSKEILAKYGVNIQRGFVANNVDEAVSAAEKLTAETGAQGWVVKAQIHAGGRGKGGGVKFSPNMDKLKENAGNIIGMQLITPQTSAEGKKVNSVLVAEDVYYPGETETKEFYVSILLDRALGKNTVVYSTEGGMDIEHVAEVTPHLIHKEVIDAAYGLQPFQARKIAFNLGLEGNAFKEFTKFITSLYNAYIGIDASLFEINPVLKTSDNKIIAVDAKVTLDDNALYRHKDLAELRDKREEDPMDVEAGEAGLNFVKLDGNVACMVNGAGLAMATMDIIKLSGGNPANFLDVGGTADAQRVQTAFGIILRDPNVKAILINIFGGIVRCDRVAQGVVDAYHAMGSLPVPLIVRLQGTNAVEAKKLIDEAGLPIHSAITLEEAANKVKEVLA; via the coding sequence ATGAATCTTCACGAGTATCAATCAAAAGAGATTTTAGCAAAATATGGCGTTAATATCCAGCGCGGTTTTGTTGCAAACAATGTAGATGAGGCAGTTTCTGCTGCTGAAAAACTAACTGCTGAAACCGGTGCGCAAGGTTGGGTTGTAAAAGCTCAGATCCACGCTGGTGGCCGTGGCAAAGGTGGCGGTGTTAAGTTTTCTCCCAATATGGATAAGCTTAAAGAAAACGCCGGAAACATCATCGGGATGCAGCTGATTACGCCACAGACGTCTGCTGAAGGTAAAAAAGTAAACTCTGTTTTGGTAGCTGAAGATGTATATTACCCTGGAGAGACAGAAACTAAAGAATTTTATGTTTCTATTCTGCTGGACAGAGCTCTTGGAAAAAACACTGTTGTTTATTCTACAGAAGGAGGAATGGACATTGAGCACGTTGCTGAAGTAACGCCTCACCTTATCCATAAGGAAGTCATTGATGCCGCTTACGGGCTTCAGCCTTTCCAAGCTAGAAAAATCGCTTTCAATCTTGGTCTTGAAGGAAACGCTTTCAAAGAATTTACAAAATTCATCACTTCTTTATATAATGCTTACATAGGTATTGATGCTTCACTTTTTGAAATCAATCCTGTTTTAAAAACATCTGACAACAAAATTATCGCTGTGGATGCGAAAGTAACGTTAGATGACAACGCCCTTTACAGACATAAAGATCTTGCTGAACTTAGAGATAAGCGAGAAGAAGATCCAATGGACGTAGAAGCTGGAGAAGCTGGTCTTAACTTCGTAAAACTAGATGGTAACGTTGCGTGTATGGTAAACGGTGCCGGTCTTGCGATGGCTACAATGGATATTATCAAATTATCTGGTGGTAACCCTGCTAACTTCCTGGACGTGGGCGGTACTGCTGATGCACAAAGAGTTCAGACGGCTTTCGGAATTATCCTTAGAGATCCTAATGTAAAAGCTATTCTGATCAACATCTTTGGAGGAATCGTGAGATGTGACCGAGTTGCCCAGGGTGTTGTGGATGCTTACCACGCGATGGGAAGTCTTCCTGTACCGCTTATCGTAAGATTACAAGGAACAAACGCTGTAGAAGCTAAAAAACTGATTGACGAAGCTGGATTACCTATTCACTCTGCTATCACTTTGGAAGAAGCTGCTAATAAAGTAAAAGAAGTTTTGGCATAA
- a CDS encoding mechanosensitive ion channel family protein has translation MEYLNTVYAVLERWYVNFAELTPRLIVGLLVFIFFLTTSKYLSRWSVTLFHKLFPKTKNDSVVTLITVFKFLIILMGTFIALEIMGFSGFFMKFLGSLGVAGVIAGVALKDLVSSMFSGMLVSVDKAFKVGDYVTIGGNSGTVQDIGLLTTKLITDDGKKVYIPNQVIFNAPFFNITASPQRRIIMDFEIPIGEDINKAREAVLEEIKALNHIDKAENADVIFTNAKQGLFTMQVKFWAEVGFDFGKLRSEAIVKINDRLARERISLVTPTNISITQNAAANEPDKAE, from the coding sequence ATGGAATATCTAAATACAGTGTACGCCGTTCTGGAAAGGTGGTATGTCAATTTTGCAGAACTGACGCCAAGACTGATAGTTGGCTTGTTAGTTTTTATTTTCTTTCTTACGACCAGTAAATATCTTAGCCGCTGGTCGGTGACTTTGTTTCATAAGTTGTTTCCCAAAACTAAAAATGATTCAGTGGTAACACTCATTACAGTGTTCAAGTTTTTAATCATCCTGATGGGAACCTTTATTGCATTAGAAATAATGGGATTTAGTGGGTTTTTCATGAAATTCCTGGGAAGTCTGGGGGTAGCTGGGGTGATTGCCGGGGTAGCACTGAAGGATCTGGTGTCCAGTATGTTTTCCGGAATGTTAGTCAGTGTAGATAAGGCGTTCAAAGTCGGAGATTATGTCACAATTGGGGGCAATTCTGGTACCGTACAGGATATTGGATTACTGACAACTAAGTTGATAACAGATGATGGTAAAAAGGTGTACATCCCGAATCAGGTGATTTTTAACGCCCCTTTCTTTAATATTACGGCATCACCACAGCGCAGAATCATTATGGATTTTGAAATCCCGATTGGCGAAGATATCAACAAAGCGAGAGAAGCAGTCTTAGAGGAGATCAAGGCACTAAACCATATTGACAAAGCAGAAAATGCGGATGTGATATTCACCAATGCAAAACAAGGACTGTTTACAATGCAGGTCAAATTCTGGGCAGAAGTGGGTTTTGATTTTGGTAAGCTAAGAAGCGAAGCGATAGTGAAAATAAACGATAGATTAGCACGGGAGAGAATTAGCCTGGTGACACCTACCAACATCAGCATTACCCAAAATGCAGCGGCTAATGAACCGGATAAAGCCGAGTAG
- a CDS encoding T9SS type A sorting domain-containing protein, with product MKKILYFWLVVFSLITYKAQSTTWNGSSWSNGVPSATKDAIIAGDYNLPRSVGAVKITINSGVTYSIAEGYSLTVAGQFINNGTIVVNDGGVLIQRNGSTYSGSGNSIVKKIAKLKQKDYNYWSAPVSGQNLYNFSVGTPTNFIFRYNEANDRFGTAGLNTLSVFEPGIGYAIRGKDAYSPTVPTTEIFNFVGTPNNGNISVTLQKSPGEDKGYNLVGNPYPSNISFKTLASATANKNSIFNKQWLWSNLNQLKIQQGSAYAGNNYATYVGAVGGVGPTYVSGNVEEVSLRPNEFTEVGQGFIVQAKYNNATLLFANGIRAGLSAGSIFYNKNEEEDEPQEPEEIVDRYWLKLINPDNIANDILIAHIAEATNNYDEDYDAALYAMGNDTFYSAVGTNKLQIQARALPISDSDVIPLAYKTSKAGNCIIALNDKDGVFKDSNKAIYLKDKVTGTITNLQEGYYTFNSEVLTTPNDSRFEILYANSVLAADNAATKQWLVYKQDTDWVVRGNDRIDGLDLYDASGKLVRSVAGHNTGELRVSNVGLLKGLYVMKIKTGKGTVTKKLLN from the coding sequence ATGAAAAAAATTCTATACTTTTGGTTAGTGGTTTTTAGCCTTATAACCTATAAGGCGCAATCCACCACGTGGAATGGATCTTCGTGGAGTAATGGTGTACCTAGTGCTACAAAAGATGCAATAATTGCGGGAGACTACAATTTACCTCGAAGTGTGGGGGCAGTAAAGATAACAATTAATTCAGGCGTTACTTATTCAATTGCTGAAGGGTACTCTTTAACTGTTGCTGGTCAATTTATCAATAACGGAACAATAGTGGTAAATGACGGAGGTGTTCTTATTCAAAGAAATGGATCTACATATTCAGGTTCAGGAAATTCGATTGTTAAAAAAATAGCAAAACTTAAACAAAAAGATTATAATTATTGGAGTGCTCCTGTAAGTGGTCAAAACCTTTATAATTTTTCTGTGGGAACGCCTACTAACTTTATTTTTAGATATAATGAAGCCAATGACAGATTTGGGACAGCAGGCCTTAATACACTCTCAGTGTTTGAACCAGGTATTGGATATGCAATACGAGGTAAAGACGCGTACTCACCAACTGTCCCAACAACTGAAATTTTTAATTTTGTCGGCACACCGAATAATGGAAATATCTCTGTAACGCTGCAAAAGAGTCCAGGAGAGGATAAAGGGTATAATTTAGTAGGTAATCCCTATCCGTCAAATATTTCTTTTAAAACATTAGCGAGTGCTACTGCAAATAAAAATAGTATATTTAACAAACAATGGCTATGGAGCAATTTAAATCAATTGAAAATACAACAGGGTTCAGCCTATGCAGGTAATAATTACGCCACTTATGTAGGTGCGGTAGGAGGGGTTGGTCCAACCTATGTTTCTGGTAACGTTGAAGAAGTTAGTTTGAGACCCAATGAATTTACAGAAGTCGGTCAAGGATTTATAGTTCAAGCAAAATATAACAATGCGACGCTATTATTTGCAAATGGTATAAGAGCAGGCCTCTCTGCAGGTTCAATCTTCTACAACAAAAACGAAGAAGAGGATGAGCCTCAAGAACCGGAAGAAATAGTGGATCGCTATTGGCTTAAACTAATCAATCCGGACAATATAGCCAATGATATACTCATTGCCCATATAGCAGAAGCAACCAACAATTATGATGAAGATTATGATGCGGCATTATATGCAATGGGTAACGATACGTTCTACTCAGCGGTGGGTACCAATAAGTTGCAAATCCAGGCGCGCGCACTTCCAATTAGTGATTCGGATGTGATTCCTCTAGCATATAAAACTTCTAAAGCAGGTAACTGTATTATTGCACTCAATGATAAAGACGGGGTCTTTAAAGACAGTAATAAAGCCATCTATTTAAAAGATAAAGTAACGGGTACCATTACCAATTTGCAGGAAGGATATTATACATTCAACAGTGAGGTTCTTACCACACCCAACGATTCCAGATTTGAAATCCTTTATGCAAACAGTGTGTTAGCGGCAGATAATGCAGCAACAAAGCAATGGTTGGTTTATAAACAGGATACCGACTGGGTAGTAAGAGGCAATGATAGGATTGATGGACTGGACTTGTATGATGCATCAGGGAAGTTAGTAAGATCTGTGGCTGGACATAATACAGGTGAATTGAGAGTAAGTAATGTGGGACTGCTAAAAGGATTATACGTGATGAAGATCAAGACCGGCAAAGGGACAGTCACAAAAAAGTTACTGAACTAG
- a CDS encoding glycosyltransferase family 4 protein, whose protein sequence is MAKLFRITTVPVSVEKLLGKQLTFMNQFYEVTAISSDKEDLERVGQELGVKTKAIEMTRKITPIQDLKSLWQMYCYLKKEKPGIVHTHTPKAGLIGMIAAKLAGTKVRLHTVAGLPLMETSGVKRRVLNLVEKLTYACATKVYPNSYGLKDFILKEKFCPPHKLKVIGNGSTNGIDTAYFDPALFSPQQKKEIRQQWQLEDGDFVWIFVGRLVKDKGINELVAAFRQLTEELNDSENKNSTIDNRRNRAPKLLLVGPLEPELDPLLPETLREMEHNKNILTVGYQKDVRPYLAAADALIFPSYREGFPNVVMQAGAMELPSIVTNINGCNEIVKNNENGMIISIKNKDQIYNALLRLMANLSLYNKMKSQAREYIVQHYDQKLIWNAILAEYRELTNK, encoded by the coding sequence ATGGCAAAACTTTTCCGTATTACAACCGTTCCTGTGTCTGTAGAAAAACTCCTTGGCAAACAGCTGACGTTTATGAACCAGTTCTATGAGGTGACAGCAATATCGTCTGATAAAGAGGATCTGGAAAGAGTGGGGCAGGAGTTGGGGGTCAAAACCAAAGCCATAGAAATGACGCGTAAAATTACCCCAATACAGGATTTGAAATCGCTTTGGCAAATGTACTGCTACCTCAAAAAAGAAAAGCCGGGCATCGTACACACGCATACACCCAAAGCCGGACTGATAGGGATGATTGCTGCAAAACTGGCGGGTACTAAAGTGAGACTGCACACAGTGGCTGGATTACCGTTGATGGAAACATCCGGTGTAAAAAGAAGGGTGCTGAACCTAGTAGAAAAATTAACCTACGCCTGTGCGACGAAAGTTTATCCCAACTCCTATGGATTAAAGGATTTTATTTTGAAAGAGAAATTTTGCCCACCGCACAAACTGAAAGTAATAGGCAATGGAAGTACCAATGGGATTGACACAGCCTATTTTGATCCAGCACTGTTTTCACCACAGCAGAAGAAAGAAATCAGGCAGCAATGGCAGTTGGAGGACGGTGATTTTGTATGGATCTTTGTGGGCAGACTGGTAAAGGATAAAGGGATTAACGAACTGGTAGCGGCATTCAGGCAATTGACAGAGGAATTAAATGATTCGGAAAATAAGAATAGTACGATAGACAATAGAAGGAACAGAGCGCCCAAGCTTCTATTAGTAGGGCCATTGGAACCGGAACTGGATCCGCTGCTGCCGGAAACATTGAGAGAGATGGAGCATAATAAAAACATCTTAACAGTAGGATACCAAAAAGATGTTAGACCCTATCTGGCAGCGGCAGACGCCCTCATATTCCCCAGTTACAGGGAAGGATTTCCTAATGTGGTAATGCAGGCTGGAGCAATGGAACTTCCTTCTATAGTTACCAATATCAATGGCTGTAACGAAATTGTTAAAAATAACGAAAATGGTATGATTATTTCTATAAAAAATAAGGATCAGATTTACAATGCATTACTCAGGTTGATGGCAAATCTTAGCTTGTATAACAAAATGAAATCGCAAGCCAGAGAATACATAGTACAGCATTATGATCAGAAATTAATCTGGAATGCCATTTTAGCGGAATACAGAGAATTGACAAATAAATGA
- a CDS encoding glycosyltransferase → MKVLYLTKYTRLAGSSRMRSYQYFPYLEKAGMQVTVKPFFDDAYLTDFYAGKKNISAVLKSYVRRLGVLFSVFSYNRVVIEKEIFPFLPALAEWMLKLLGIQYIVDYDDAIFHHYDQSSNPLIKKFLGNKIAKVMRFSGTVVAGNQYLADYAARSGAKNIEIIPTVIDLERYPPKNKDIQLPPFRVRERSESKNNQKFVVGWIGTKTTFEKHLLPCKDWIKALQIQEQNIRFHIVGITEDMDLGKNVKYIRWTEDTEVAEILKMDIGLMPLQDSKWEKGKCAYKLIQYAACGIPGVASDVGMNREVTVPGETGILASADEEWIQAIKTLKSNTELRNQMGNNARKKVEERYCIQQTSTKWKEILNH, encoded by the coding sequence ATGAAAGTCCTTTACCTTACCAAATACACAAGGCTGGCGGGAAGCAGCAGAATGCGAAGCTATCAATATTTTCCTTATTTGGAAAAGGCGGGGATGCAGGTGACTGTAAAACCCTTCTTTGACGATGCGTACCTGACAGATTTTTATGCAGGAAAAAAAAATATCAGTGCTGTTTTAAAGTCCTATGTTAGAAGGTTAGGGGTGCTTTTCTCAGTGTTCAGTTATAACAGAGTAGTCATCGAGAAAGAGATTTTTCCTTTTCTGCCCGCATTGGCGGAGTGGATGTTAAAACTGTTGGGAATCCAATACATTGTAGATTATGATGATGCCATTTTTCATCATTATGACCAAAGTTCAAATCCCCTGATTAAAAAGTTTCTCGGTAATAAAATTGCCAAGGTGATGCGTTTCAGCGGAACGGTTGTTGCGGGGAATCAATATCTGGCAGATTATGCAGCCCGTTCTGGAGCAAAAAACATAGAAATTATTCCAACAGTAATAGATTTAGAAAGGTATCCGCCAAAAAATAAAGACATACAGCTTCCTCCCTTTAGGGTCAGGGAAAGAAGCGAATCAAAAAATAATCAAAAATTCGTAGTTGGCTGGATCGGTACAAAAACAACCTTTGAAAAACATCTTTTACCCTGCAAAGACTGGATCAAAGCCTTGCAAATTCAAGAGCAGAATATCCGTTTCCACATTGTGGGGATCACAGAGGATATGGATCTCGGAAAAAACGTAAAATATATCCGGTGGACGGAAGATACAGAAGTTGCCGAGATTCTGAAAATGGATATTGGCCTGATGCCACTGCAAGATTCCAAATGGGAAAAGGGAAAATGCGCCTATAAACTCATTCAGTATGCCGCCTGTGGAATCCCGGGCGTAGCATCGGATGTAGGAATGAACAGGGAAGTCACCGTTCCGGGAGAAACCGGGATCTTAGCGTCTGCGGATGAAGAGTGGATTCAAGCCATTAAAACCTTAAAATCCAATACCGAATTAAGAAACCAAATGGGAAACAATGCTAGAAAGAAAGTCGAGGAACGATATTGTATTCAGCAGACTTCCACCAAATGGAAAGAAATCCTTAACCATTAG